One region of Enterobacter ludwigii genomic DNA includes:
- the flhB gene encoding flagellar type III secretion system protein FlhB → MAEENDDKTEAPTPHRLEKAREEGQIPRSRELTSLLILIVGVCIIWWGGESLARKLAGMLSTGLRFDHSMVNDPNLILSQIIQLIKGAMVALLPLITGVVLVALVSPVMLGGLVFSAKSLQPKFSKLNPLPGIAKMFSAQTGAELLKAILKSVLMGSSAGFYLWYHWPEMMRLISESPLTAMSNALNLVGLCALLVVLSIIPMVGFDVIFQLYTHFKKLRMSRQDIRDEYKQMEGDPHVKGRIRQMQRAAARRRMMEDVPKADVIVTNPTHYSVALRYDENKMSAPKVVAKGAGLIALRIREIGTEHRVPILEAPPLARALYRHAEIGQQIPGQLYAAVAEVLAWVWQLKRWRLAGGQRPVKPENLPVPEALDFLNEKDTDG, encoded by the coding sequence GTGGCAGAAGAGAACGACGACAAAACGGAAGCCCCCACACCCCACCGACTAGAAAAGGCGCGTGAGGAAGGGCAGATCCCCCGATCCCGAGAACTGACTTCCCTGCTGATCCTTATCGTAGGGGTGTGCATTATCTGGTGGGGTGGGGAGTCGCTCGCCCGCAAACTGGCGGGAATGTTGTCTACTGGCTTACGTTTTGACCACAGCATGGTCAATGACCCGAATCTGATCCTCAGCCAGATTATCCAGCTAATAAAAGGGGCGATGGTTGCACTGCTGCCGCTGATTACAGGGGTTGTGCTGGTCGCGCTGGTTTCGCCGGTGATGCTGGGTGGTCTGGTCTTTAGTGCCAAATCGCTGCAGCCGAAATTTTCCAAACTGAACCCGCTGCCGGGCATTGCGAAAATGTTCTCTGCGCAGACCGGGGCGGAGTTGCTCAAAGCCATTCTCAAATCGGTACTGATGGGGAGTTCAGCGGGGTTTTACCTCTGGTACCACTGGCCGGAAATGATGCGTCTTATCAGTGAATCCCCCCTCACCGCAATGAGCAATGCGCTGAACCTGGTCGGACTCTGCGCGCTGCTGGTGGTGCTCAGCATTATTCCGATGGTGGGTTTTGACGTGATCTTCCAGCTTTATACCCACTTCAAGAAACTGCGCATGTCACGCCAGGATATCCGTGACGAATACAAACAGATGGAAGGTGACCCGCACGTCAAAGGGCGTATCCGCCAGATGCAGCGCGCCGCTGCCCGTCGACGCATGATGGAAGACGTGCCAAAAGCTGACGTGATCGTCACCAACCCGACACACTATTCCGTTGCGCTGCGCTATGACGAAAACAAAATGAGCGCGCCGAAAGTGGTGGCGAAAGGGGCGGGTCTGATAGCACTTCGCATTCGTGAGATTGGTACTGAACACCGTGTACCTATCCTGGAAGCCCCTCCGCTGGCGCGTGCCTTATACCGCCATGCGGAAATTGGACAACAGATCCCCGGACAACTCTACGCCGCCGTGGCGGAAGTGTTGGCCTGGGTATGGCAGTTGAAGCGCTGGCGTCTGGCTGGCGGACAACGACCTGTGAAACCTGAGAACCTTCCGGTGCCTGAAGCGCTGGATTTTTTGAACGAGAAGGACACTGATGGCTAA
- a CDS encoding flagellar protein FlhE → MRKWLWILFFPLVAQAAGEGTWQASSMGVTLSNRGVAMSSNPLSPSEPVSGQMGLVVWNYRLIGPTPAGLRVRLCSQTRCTEIDGENGTTQAFNGVPAIEPLRFIWEVPGGGRLIPALKVQSNAVIVNYR, encoded by the coding sequence ATGCGTAAGTGGTTATGGATCTTATTCTTCCCGCTGGTGGCGCAGGCTGCCGGGGAAGGGACCTGGCAGGCGAGCAGCATGGGCGTGACCCTCAGCAATCGCGGGGTTGCCATGTCATCAAACCCGTTATCGCCCTCTGAGCCGGTTTCCGGCCAGATGGGGCTTGTGGTGTGGAACTACAGGCTGATTGGCCCAACGCCAGCAGGGTTGCGGGTACGTCTCTGCTCTCAGACTCGCTGCACGGAAATTGACGGAGAGAACGGCACCACACAGGCATTTAATGGCGTGCCGGCCATCGAACCTTTGCGTTTTATCTGGGAAGTACCGGGTGGAGGGCGTTTGATTCCGGCGCTGAAAGTTCAGAGTAACGCTGTCATCGTTAACTATCGTTAA
- the cheR gene encoding protein-glutamate O-methyltransferase CheR has translation MTSPMPSGQTSLLLQMTQRLALSDAHFRRICQLIYQRAGIVLADHKRDMVYNRLVRRLRTLGLDDFGRYLSMLEANQNSAEWQAFINSLTTNLTAFFREAHHFPVLAEHARRRTGEYRVWSAAASTGEEPYSLAITLADTLGMAPGRWKVYASDIDTEVLEKARNGVYRQDELKTLSPQQLQRYFMRGTGPHEGLVRVRQELANCVEFAPVNLLDKQYNVPGPFDAIFCRNVMIYFDKTTQQDILRRFVPLLKPDGLLFAGHSENFSNLVREFSLRGQTVYALSKEKA, from the coding sequence ATGACATCACCAATGCCCTCCGGGCAAACGTCATTATTGTTGCAGATGACACAGCGCCTCGCGCTGTCCGACGCGCATTTCCGTCGGATATGTCAGTTAATCTACCAGCGTGCGGGGATCGTGCTTGCGGATCATAAGCGAGACATGGTTTACAACCGTCTGGTGCGGCGCTTGCGTACGCTGGGGCTGGATGACTTTGGTCGCTATCTGAGCATGCTCGAAGCGAACCAGAACAGCGCCGAGTGGCAGGCTTTTATTAACTCATTAACCACGAACCTGACGGCGTTTTTCCGTGAAGCGCACCACTTCCCGGTCCTGGCAGAGCACGCGCGTCGCCGCACCGGGGAGTATCGCGTCTGGAGCGCGGCAGCCTCGACGGGTGAAGAGCCGTACTCGCTGGCAATCACCCTTGCCGATACCCTGGGCATGGCACCCGGACGCTGGAAAGTCTACGCCAGCGATATCGACACCGAGGTACTGGAGAAGGCGCGTAACGGTGTTTATCGCCAGGATGAGTTGAAAACGCTGTCACCGCAACAGCTACAGCGTTATTTCATGCGTGGAACCGGTCCACATGAAGGCCTGGTACGCGTACGCCAGGAACTGGCGAACTGCGTCGAATTTGCGCCCGTTAACCTGCTGGATAAGCAGTACAACGTGCCGGGACCTTTTGACGCTATTTTTTGCCGTAACGTCATGATCTATTTTGATAAAACGACGCAACAGGACATTCTGCGTCGGTTTGTTCCGTTGCTCAAGCCTGACGGTTTACTGTTTGCCGGGCACTCGGAAAACTTCAGCAACCTCGTGCGTGAGTTTAGCCTGCGTGGGCAAACGGTATATGCGCTGAGTAAGGAAAAAGCATGA
- the cheZ gene encoding protein phosphatase CheZ: protein MMQPAMKPVEEHSPSDIIVRIGSLTRMLRDSLRELGLDQAIAEAAEAIPDARDRLDYVVQMTAQAAERALNSVEASQPHQDAMEKGAKALTKRWDEWFENPIELADARELVTDTRQFLGDVPGHTSFTNAQLLDIMMAQDFQDLTGQVIKRMMDVIQEIERQLLMVLLENIPEPAARPKRENESLLNGPQLDASKAGVVASQDQVDDLLDSLGF, encoded by the coding sequence ATGATGCAACCTGCTATGAAACCCGTTGAAGAACACTCGCCGAGCGATATCATCGTACGCATCGGCAGCCTGACGCGCATGCTGCGTGACAGCCTGCGTGAACTGGGGCTGGATCAGGCGATTGCCGAAGCGGCGGAAGCCATTCCTGATGCGCGTGATCGCCTGGACTATGTCGTGCAGATGACTGCTCAGGCGGCTGAACGTGCGCTGAACAGCGTTGAAGCGTCACAACCGCACCAGGACGCGATGGAAAAGGGCGCGAAAGCGCTGACAAAACGCTGGGATGAGTGGTTTGAGAATCCGATCGAACTGGCGGACGCCCGTGAACTGGTTACCGATACCCGTCAGTTCCTGGGGGATGTTCCTGGCCATACCAGCTTCACCAACGCACAACTGCTGGACATCATGATGGCGCAGGATTTCCAGGACCTGACCGGTCAGGTTATCAAGCGCATGATGGATGTTATCCAGGAGATTGAACGTCAGTTGCTGATGGTGCTGCTGGAGAATATTCCAGAGCCTGCAGCCCGCCCAAAACGCGAGAACGAAAGCCTGCTCAATGGTCCACAGCTCGACGCCAGCAAAGCGGGCGTGGTAGCAAGCCAGGACCAGGTGGACGATCTGCTCGACAGCCTCGGCTTCTGA
- the cheY gene encoding chemotaxis response regulator CheY, with amino-acid sequence MADKELKFLVVDDFSTMRRIVRNLLKELGFNNVEEAEDGVDALNKLQAGGFGFVISDWNMPNMDGLELLKTIRADAGMASLPVLMVTAEAKKENIIAAAQAGASGYVVKPFTAATLEEKLGKIFEKLGM; translated from the coding sequence ATGGCGGATAAAGAGCTTAAGTTTTTGGTTGTGGATGACTTTTCCACCATGCGTCGCATTGTACGCAACCTGCTGAAGGAGCTGGGCTTCAACAACGTTGAAGAAGCAGAAGATGGTGTTGATGCGCTGAACAAACTGCAGGCGGGTGGGTTTGGTTTTGTTATCTCCGACTGGAACATGCCAAACATGGATGGTCTGGAACTGCTGAAAACCATTCGTGCAGATGCGGGCATGGCGTCTCTGCCGGTTCTGATGGTCACCGCAGAAGCGAAAAAAGAGAACATCATTGCCGCTGCACAGGCGGGCGCAAGCGGCTACGTGGTGAAGCCATTCACTGCTGCGACCCTGGAAGAGAAGCTCGGCAAGATCTTCGAGAAACTCGGCATGTGA
- the flhA gene encoding flagellar biosynthesis protein FlhA has translation MANLVAMLRLPGNLKSTQWQILAGPILILLILSMMVLPLPAFILDLLFTFNIALSIMVLLVAMFTQRTLEFAAFPTILLFTTLLRLALNVASTRIILMEGHTGAAAAGKVVEAFGHFLVGGNFAIGIVVFVILVIINFMVITKGAGRIAEVGARFVLDGMPGKQMAIDADLNAGLIAEDEAKKRRAEVTQEADFYGSMDGASKFVRGDAIAGILIMVINVVGGLLVGVLQHGMDMGHAAESYTLLTIGDGLVAQIPALVISTAAGVIVTRVSTDQDVGEQMVGQLFSNPRVMLLAAAVLGLLGLVPGMPNLVFLLFTAALLGLAWWMRGRETQPAAEPVAVKMPENTQAVEATWNDVQLEDSLGMEVGYRLIPMVDFQQDGELLGRIRSIRKKFAQDMGFLPPVVHIRDNMDLPPARYRILMKGVEIGSGDAYPGRWLAINPGTAAGTLPGEQTIDPAFGLAAIWIESALKEQAQIQGYTVVEASTVVATHLNHLIGQFSAELFGRQEAQQLLDRVTQEMPKLTEDLVPGVLTLTTLHKVLQNLLDEKVPIRDMRTILETLAEHAPLQNDPHELTAVVRVALGRAITQQWFPGTGEVQVIGLDTPLERLLLQALQGGGGLEPGLADRLLAQTQEALARQEMLGAPPVLLVNHALRPLLSRFLRRSLNQLVVLSNMELSDNRHIRMTATIGGK, from the coding sequence ATGGCTAATCTGGTGGCAATGTTGCGCCTGCCCGGCAACCTGAAATCGACCCAATGGCAGATCCTTGCCGGGCCGATTCTCATCCTGCTAATTCTGTCGATGATGGTACTGCCGCTCCCGGCATTCATCCTCGATTTGCTTTTCACATTCAACATTGCGTTGTCCATCATGGTGCTGCTGGTGGCGATGTTCACCCAGCGTACCCTTGAGTTCGCGGCGTTCCCGACCATTCTGCTGTTTACCACCTTGCTGCGACTGGCGCTGAACGTGGCCTCCACGCGTATCATTCTGATGGAAGGTCATACGGGTGCGGCTGCGGCGGGTAAAGTGGTTGAGGCCTTCGGCCACTTCCTGGTAGGCGGTAATTTCGCCATCGGTATCGTGGTGTTTGTGATCCTCGTAATCATCAACTTTATGGTTATCACCAAGGGTGCAGGGCGTATCGCCGAAGTGGGCGCGCGCTTTGTGCTGGACGGGATGCCAGGCAAGCAGATGGCGATTGATGCCGACCTGAACGCCGGTCTTATCGCGGAAGATGAAGCGAAAAAACGCCGTGCGGAAGTGACGCAGGAAGCGGACTTCTACGGCTCCATGGACGGTGCGAGTAAGTTTGTGCGCGGTGACGCCATCGCGGGCATTCTGATCATGGTGATCAACGTGGTGGGTGGCCTGCTGGTCGGTGTTCTGCAACATGGCATGGACATGGGCCACGCGGCAGAGAGTTATACGCTGCTGACCATCGGTGACGGTCTGGTCGCGCAGATCCCGGCGCTGGTTATCTCCACGGCGGCGGGTGTGATTGTGACCCGCGTGAGTACCGATCAGGACGTTGGCGAGCAGATGGTCGGCCAGCTCTTCAGTAACCCGCGCGTCATGCTATTGGCCGCTGCGGTACTGGGGTTACTCGGTCTGGTCCCAGGTATGCCAAACCTCGTGTTCCTGCTGTTCACTGCGGCACTGCTGGGTCTTGCCTGGTGGATGCGAGGGCGTGAAACCCAACCGGCAGCCGAGCCTGTTGCGGTTAAAATGCCGGAGAACACCCAGGCTGTCGAAGCGACCTGGAATGACGTTCAGCTGGAAGATTCGCTGGGTATGGAAGTTGGGTATCGCCTGATCCCGATGGTCGATTTCCAGCAGGATGGCGAACTGCTTGGCCGCATCCGCAGTATCCGTAAAAAATTCGCCCAGGACATGGGCTTCCTGCCGCCGGTGGTACACATCCGCGACAATATGGACCTGCCGCCCGCGCGCTATCGCATCCTGATGAAAGGCGTTGAAATCGGCAGCGGCGATGCCTATCCGGGACGCTGGCTGGCGATTAACCCCGGCACCGCCGCAGGCACATTGCCAGGCGAGCAAACCATCGATCCGGCTTTTGGTCTGGCCGCGATCTGGATTGAAAGTGCGCTGAAAGAGCAGGCGCAAATTCAGGGGTATACGGTAGTCGAAGCCAGTACCGTGGTGGCAACCCATCTTAATCACCTGATTGGCCAATTCTCGGCAGAGCTGTTTGGACGTCAGGAAGCGCAGCAGCTCCTTGACCGCGTCACGCAGGAGATGCCGAAGCTGACGGAAGATCTGGTGCCGGGCGTGCTGACGTTGACTACCCTGCACAAAGTGTTGCAAAACCTGCTCGACGAGAAAGTACCGATCCGCGATATGCGTACCATTCTGGAAACCCTTGCCGAACATGCGCCGTTACAAAACGATCCGCATGAGCTTACCGCGGTGGTGCGCGTGGCGCTGGGGCGAGCGATTACCCAGCAGTGGTTCCCTGGAACCGGAGAAGTGCAGGTTATTGGTCTCGATACGCCGCTTGAACGTCTGCTGCTGCAGGCCTTGCAGGGTGGCGGCGGGCTGGAACCGGGTCTGGCGGACCGCCTGCTGGCGCAAACGCAGGAGGCGCTGGCGCGTCAGGAGATGCTGGGAGCACCGCCGGTGCTGCTGGTTAACCATGCGCTGCGTCCGCTGCTGTCGCGCTTCCTGCGTCGTAGCCTGAACCAACTGGTCGTGCTGTCAAATATGGAGCTGTCGGATAACCGTCATATCCGCATGACCGCGACGATTGGAGGAAAATAA
- the argS gene encoding arginine--tRNA ligase, with amino-acid sequence MNIQALLSEKVSQALIAAGAPADCEPQVRQSAKVQFGDYQANGVMAVAKKLGMPPRQLAEQVLTHLDLTGIASKTEIAGPGFINIFLEPAFLASHVDAALKSDRLGVSQPEAQTVVIDYSAPNVAKEMHVGHLRSTIIGDAAVRTLEFLGHKVIRANHVGDWGTQFGMLIAYLEKQQQENAGEMALADLEGFYREAKKHYDEDEAFAERARSYVVKLQGGDQYFLEMWRKLVDITMSQNQLTYNRLNVTLTRDDVMGESLYNPMLPGIVADLKAKNLAVESEGATVVFLDEYKNKEGEPMGVIIQKKDGGYLYTTTDIACAKYRYETLHADRVLYYIDSRQHQHLMQAWTIVRKAGYVPDCVPLEHHMFGMMLGKDGKPFKTRAGGTVKLSDLLDEALERARRLVAEKNPDMPADELEKLANAVGIGAVKYADLSKNRTTDYIFDWDNMLAFEGNTAPYMQYAYTRVLSVFRKANIDESVLANAAVTITEDREAQLAARLLQFEETLTVVARDGTPHVMCAYLYDLAGLFSGFYEHCPILSAESDAVRNSRLKLAQLTAKTLKLGLDTLGIETVERM; translated from the coding sequence GTGAATATTCAGGCTCTTCTCTCCGAAAAAGTCAGTCAGGCACTGATTGCCGCAGGTGCACCTGCGGATTGCGAACCGCAGGTTCGTCAGTCAGCAAAAGTACAGTTTGGCGACTATCAGGCTAATGGCGTGATGGCAGTGGCTAAAAAACTGGGCATGCCGCCGCGACAACTCGCTGAGCAGGTACTGACGCATCTGGATCTCACCGGTATCGCCAGCAAAACCGAAATCGCCGGTCCGGGCTTTATCAACATCTTCCTGGAACCTGCTTTCCTGGCAAGCCACGTTGACGCGGCGCTGAAATCTGACCGCCTGGGTGTCTCCCAGCCGGAAGCGCAGACCGTTGTGATCGACTACTCTGCCCCGAACGTGGCGAAAGAGATGCACGTGGGTCACCTGCGCTCCACCATCATTGGTGATGCTGCCGTGCGTACCCTCGAATTCCTCGGTCACAAGGTGATCCGCGCGAACCACGTGGGCGATTGGGGTACTCAGTTCGGTATGCTGATTGCTTACCTGGAAAAACAGCAGCAGGAAAACGCGGGTGAAATGGCGCTGGCCGATCTCGAAGGGTTCTACCGCGAAGCCAAAAAACACTACGACGAAGACGAAGCTTTTGCCGAGCGCGCGCGCAGCTACGTAGTAAAACTGCAGGGCGGCGACCAGTACTTCCTCGAGATGTGGCGCAAGCTGGTTGACATTACGATGTCTCAGAACCAACTCACCTATAACCGTCTGAACGTCACCCTAACCCGTGATGACGTAATGGGTGAAAGCCTCTATAACCCAATGCTGCCCGGCATTGTGGCTGACCTGAAGGCCAAAAATCTGGCAGTTGAGAGCGAAGGCGCAACGGTCGTGTTCCTTGATGAGTATAAAAACAAGGAAGGTGAACCGATGGGCGTGATCATCCAGAAAAAGGATGGCGGCTATCTCTACACCACTACCGATATCGCCTGTGCAAAATACCGTTACGAAACGCTGCATGCCGACCGCGTGCTGTACTACATCGACTCCCGTCAGCACCAGCACCTGATGCAGGCGTGGACCATCGTGCGTAAAGCCGGTTACGTGCCGGATTGCGTTCCGCTGGAACACCATATGTTCGGCATGATGCTCGGTAAAGACGGCAAGCCGTTCAAAACCCGTGCGGGCGGTACCGTGAAGCTGTCCGACCTGCTGGACGAAGCGCTGGAACGCGCCCGTCGCCTGGTGGCGGAGAAGAACCCGGATATGCCTGCCGATGAGCTGGAAAAACTGGCGAATGCCGTGGGTATCGGTGCGGTTAAATACGCGGATCTTTCCAAGAACCGGACCACCGACTATATCTTCGACTGGGATAACATGCTGGCGTTTGAAGGCAACACCGCGCCGTACATGCAGTATGCCTACACCCGTGTGCTCTCTGTATTCCGTAAAGCCAATATCGACGAAAGCGTACTGGCGAATGCTGCCGTGACCATCACTGAAGATCGCGAAGCGCAGCTGGCAGCGCGTCTGCTGCAGTTTGAAGAGACACTGACGGTTGTGGCGCGAGACGGAACACCGCACGTGATGTGTGCTTACCTGTACGATTTGGCAGGCCTGTTCTCCGGCTTCTACGAGCACTGCCCTATCCTGTCTGCGGAAAGCGACGCGGTACGTAACAGCCGCCTGAAGCTGGCGCAGCTCACGGCGAAGACCCTGAAGCTGGGTCTGGATACCCTGGGTATCGAAACCGTAGAACGCATGTAA
- a CDS encoding chemotaxis response regulator protein-glutamate methylesterase: MSKIRVLSVDDSALMRQIMTEIINSHSDMEMVATAPDPLVARDLIKKYNPDVLTLDVEMPRMDGIDFLEKLMRLRPMPVVMVSSLTGKGSEITLRALELGAVDFVTKPQLGIREGMLAYSEMIAEKIRTASRAKLAAHKPMVAPATLKAGPLLSSEKLLVIGASTGGTEAIRHVLQPLPLSSPGILITQHMPPGFTRSFAERLNKLCQISVKEAEDGERVLPGHAYIAPGDKHMELARSGANYQIKIHDGPPVNRHRPSVDVLFHSVAKHAGRNAVGVILTGMGNDGAAGMLAMHQAGAWTIAQNEASCVVFGMPREAINMGGVSEVVDLSQVSQQMLAKISAGQAIRI, encoded by the coding sequence ATGAGTAAAATCAGGGTATTGTCTGTCGATGATTCGGCGCTGATGCGCCAGATAATGACTGAAATCATCAATAGCCACAGCGACATGGAGATGGTGGCAACAGCGCCGGATCCGCTGGTAGCGCGGGATTTAATTAAAAAATATAACCCCGATGTGCTAACGCTGGATGTCGAGATGCCGCGCATGGATGGCATAGATTTTCTGGAAAAATTAATGCGACTGCGCCCGATGCCGGTGGTGATGGTCTCCTCCCTGACGGGAAAAGGATCGGAAATCACGCTGCGCGCGCTGGAGTTAGGGGCGGTGGATTTTGTCACCAAACCGCAGCTCGGCATTCGTGAAGGAATGCTGGCCTACAGCGAGATGATCGCAGAGAAGATCCGTACCGCATCGCGAGCGAAACTCGCCGCTCACAAACCGATGGTTGCACCGGCAACGTTGAAGGCGGGTCCATTGCTCAGCTCGGAAAAACTGCTGGTGATTGGGGCGTCAACCGGGGGAACAGAGGCAATTCGTCATGTACTCCAGCCATTGCCGCTTTCAAGTCCGGGTATTCTGATCACTCAGCATATGCCGCCTGGCTTTACCCGCTCGTTCGCTGAACGTCTGAACAAGCTGTGTCAGATCAGCGTGAAAGAGGCGGAAGACGGCGAACGCGTGCTCCCGGGGCATGCGTATATTGCGCCGGGTGACAAACATATGGAGCTGGCGCGCAGCGGCGCTAACTATCAAATCAAAATTCATGACGGGCCGCCGGTCAACCGGCACCGTCCGTCGGTGGATGTGCTGTTTCATTCGGTGGCGAAACATGCGGGGCGCAACGCCGTTGGGGTGATCCTGACGGGGATGGGCAACGATGGTGCCGCCGGAATGCTTGCAATGCACCAGGCTGGCGCCTGGACGATTGCGCAGAATGAAGCAAGTTGTGTGGTGTTCGGCATGCCGCGCGAGGCCATCAATATGGGTGGCGTGAGCGAAGTGGTCGATCTTAGCCAGGTAAGCCAGCAGATGTTGGCGAAAATCAGTGCCGGACAGGCAATACGTATTTGA